The sequence below is a genomic window from Rudanella lutea DSM 19387.
TGGAGCCGATGATGCTTTCGTGTACAAAGGTTTCGCCCGGTTTGAGCCGCCCCTGTGCGTACCACTGCGCCATACGCGCCGAGGTACCGGTGCCGCAGGGCGAACGGTCGATGGCTTTGTCACCGTAAAAAACAGCGTTGCGGGCCGTCGACGACTCCTGAATAGGTGTGCCTGTCCAGAGTACATGGCTCAGCCCGTTGATGGTCGGGTTTTCGGGGTGCACAAACGTGTGCTCGGCGTTGATCCGCTGCCGCATCACCCGTGCCCAGTCGACGAGCTGACTCGCATTGAAATGCTCCAGACCGGGAAAATTGGGTTGCGGATCGACAATAGCGTAAAAATTACCGCCATAGGCCACATCGACCACCAGCTCGCCCAGATCGGGGCATTCCACTGCAATTTTTTCGGCGGCCAGGTAAGACTTGATGTTCGTGATCTTCACCGACTTCACCTTTTTCCCTTCCTGAACGTACTCGGCCCGCACCAGCCCGGCCGGCACTTCGAGGTTGAGTACACCGGGGGTTTTCGGCACAATCAACCCCTGCTCAATAGCTACAGTTACGGTACCAATGGTGCCATGCCCGCACATGGGCAGGCAACCCGACGTCTCGATAAACAGCACCCCAGCATCGTTGGCCGGGTCGATAGGTGGGTACAGGATACTGCCCGACATCATGTCGTGACCCCTCGGCTCAAACATGAGCGACTGCCGAATCCAGTCGTACTCCCGCAGAAAATGCTGCCGCTTTTCGCTCATGGAGTTGCCCACCAGATGCGGGATACTCCCGCCCGTAACGACCCGAACGGGGTTGCCGCAGGTATGCGCGTCGATGCAGAAAAAATGGTAATCTGGCATTGCTAATGCAGTATGAAGTGATTAAGGGTTTAGGAGTTAATGAACAATGAACAATGAACAATGAACAATGAACAATGAACAATTTATAATTCATAAACTGATAATCAGCACCATTATTCATTATTCATTATCCATTGTACATTATCCATTCATTTAGCCTCCCCTACTGAGCAACAGTCAGGTTTGGGCGTACGGCCAGCTGTTTCTGAATAATCGCCCAAACTCGCTCACGCTCTTCGCCTTCGAGCACCAGGCGGGGAGCCCGCACATACTCCGAACCAATTTCGGTAGCCGTAGCGGCCAGCTTGATGTACTGCACCAGCTTGGGCAGAATATCCAGTTCGAGCAGGGGCATAAACCAGCCGTAGAGCGCGCGGGCAGCTTCGAGCTGACCCGCTTTCATCATATCGTACAAAGCCACCGTTTCCGCTGGGAACGCATCCACCAGACCTGCCAC
It includes:
- a CDS encoding 4-hydroxyproline epimerase — translated: MPDYHFFCIDAHTCGNPVRVVTGGSIPHLVGNSMSEKRQHFLREYDWIRQSLMFEPRGHDMMSGSILYPPIDPANDAGVLFIETSGCLPMCGHGTIGTVTVAIEQGLIVPKTPGVLNLEVPAGLVRAEYVQEGKKVKSVKITNIKSYLAAEKIAVECPDLGELVVDVAYGGNFYAIVDPQPNFPGLEHFNASQLVDWARVMRQRINAEHTFVHPENPTINGLSHVLWTGTPIQESSTARNAVFYGDKAIDRSPCGTGTSARMAQWYAQGRLKPGETFVHESIIGSIFNGRIEAETTLAGKPAIVPSIEGWAIIHGYNHLILDQNDPYRFGFQVV